One genomic segment of Lytechinus pictus isolate F3 Inbred chromosome 18, Lp3.0, whole genome shotgun sequence includes these proteins:
- the LOC129281847 gene encoding uncharacterized protein LOC129281847, with product MAEKIEIEKASSSSQNLVCPLCLDIFDEPTILTCGHTFCRKCLKKYDLTHQDIDHMICPLCREITKLSSNRVDDLRLNVSINGFVDDYHAKCGGMNAVLEMRTKCTGCKFQQDAVSFCRTCNNYICDKCLQCHHYMELFEDHEIVSMEDVIEGKVSIGHQFEKCSIHKQENKDMFCDDCKVRVCLRCVVVGHKVHNIKNQSDFEHELRRKVTELAHQCAAKKAELEKNIQNIELQRHEVHTAMQKLLDDVSQAYSIKVKELEGNLQDLIEQINELKRSFEDDLNILKSKERQRIKSICSSITLVDNDRLGHLETDSLSAHNLLCNELEAMLKEVTDRTTAEVITKKAQEKSFNPGDATCLELGKISDPIDHTFTVDITEKALKSFNPADKSCLDLGSISGSDPKLEIMKCIDLRGEMIGMTAYTHTSVAIVYGIYTPGIDIIDIAGGTEQYTNIPHDVGYKDIVIQRDNALCVSTGYTVVHMYSPDGSRKATINVSGTGYNLRLNRSLSNEILIANGANKVYIYDPTGSTLNLKHTVPTKHVTRQASSTRSGLIVTSSCFLTNPSVVTVYDRDGNAGESLQAPQGVNLYAAVDEQDRVYVASVDMWNSKVVIRLYDLDGLNLKERVEFNQLDMTLGSIWCYLVSLSPGLLAFACSYKLYFIKVSL from the exons ATGGCTGAAAAGATTGAAATAGAGAAAGCCTCCAGTTCTTCACAGAACCTGGTATGTCCGCTATGTCTTGATATTTTTGATGAACCAACGATCCTGACGTGCGGACACACTTTCTGCCGTAAGTGTCTCAAGAAATATGATCTGACCCACCAGGACATTGACCACATGATCTGTCCTCTCTGCAGGGAGATCACCAAGTTGTCTTCCAACCGAGTCGACGATCTCCGCCTCAATGTCTCCATTAACGGATTCGTAGACGATTACCACGCCAAGTGTGGAGGGATGAATGCTGTCCTTGAGATGCGTACAAAATGTACTGGTTGCAAGTTTCAGCAAGACGCTGTCTCCTTCTGCAGAACATGTAATAACTACATATGTGACAAATGTTTACAATGCCATCACTACATGGAACTTTTTGAAGATCACGAGATTGTCTCCATGGAGGATGTCATCGAAGGGAAGGTCAGCATTGGTCATCAATTTGAGAAATGCTCCATCCACAAACAAGAGaacaaagatatgttttgtgatGATTGTAAGGTCCGTGTCTGTCTCAGGTGCGTGGTCGTTGGTCATAAAGTCCATAACATCAAGAACCAGTCTGACTTCGAGCATGAGTTGAGGCGAAAG GTGACAGAACTTGCCCACCAATGTGCAGCTAAGAAAGCTGAGCTGGAAAAGAACATTCAGAATATAGAATTACAACGTCATGAGGTACACACTGCCATGCAGAAACTACTAGATGATGTCAGCCAGGCTTACAGCATCAAGGTTAAAGAGCTGGAAGGAAATCTTCAAGATCTCATCgagcaaataaatgaattgaagcGAAGTTTCGAGGATGATCTCAACATCCTAAAGTCCAAGGAACGACAGAGGATCAAAAGCATTTGTAGTTCGATTACATTGGTAGATAATGACAGACTGGGTCATCTTGAGACAGATAGTCTGTCCGCTCATAATTTGCTTTGTAATGAGCTAGAAGCTATGCTGAAAGAGGTTACCGATCGCACTACTGCGGAAGTTATTACAAAGAAAGCACAGGAGAAGAGTTTTAATCCTGGAGATGCTACTTGTCTTGAACTCGGAAAAATCTCAGACCCTATCGATCACACTTTTACTGTTGATATCACGGAGAAAGCACTGAAGAGTTTTAATCCTGCAGATAAATCTTGTCTGGACCTCGGGAGCATCTCGGGATCAGATCCCAAGTTAGAAATCATGAAGTGTATAGATCTACGGGGAGAAATGATTGGAATGACAGCTTACACTCATACCAGTGTGGCCATCGTATATGGGATTTATACACCAGGTATTGATATCATTGATATAGCTGGTGGAACGGAGCAGTATACAAACATACCACATGACGTGGGTTATAAAGATATTGTGATTCAACGGGACAATGCTTTATGTGTCTCAACTGGTTATACAGTAGTTCACATGTATTCTCCCGATGGCTCCAGGAAAGCAACAATTAACGTGAGTGGGACTGGTTATAATCTCAGACTGAACAGAAGTCTATCAAATGAGATCCTCATTGCTAACGGTGCCAACAAAGTCTACATCTATGACCCGACTGGATCCACTCTCAACCTCAAACACACTGTTCCAACAAAGCACGTGACGAGGCAGGCATCATCCACCAGGTCGGGTTTGATCGTCACGAGTTCATGTTTTCTCACCAATCCAAGCGTAGTGACGGTCTATGACAGGGATGGGAATGCTGGTGAGTCTCTGCAAGCTCCACAGGGTGTCAACCTGTATGCTGCCGTGGATGAGCAGGACAGGGTGTATGTAGCGAGTGTTGATATGTGGAATAGTAAGGTGGTGATCAGGCTATATGATCTTGATGGTCTGAACCTGAAGGAAAGAGTTGAGTTCAATCAACTTGATATGACATTGGGTTCTATTTGGTGTTACTTGGTTTCCCTCTCTCCGGGCCTACTCGCCTTTGCTTGTTCGTATAAGTTATATTTCATCAAGGTATCGCTGTAA